The following DNA comes from Myxococcus fulvus.
CCCTCCAGGTCGGAGAGGTTCTCCAGGTTGCCCGCGTACGTCAGCTGGTCCAGGTTGAGCACCGTCCAGTCGGGTCGCTCGCGTCGCAGGTACCGCACGAGGTTGGAGCCGATGAAGCCACACCCTCCTGTCACCATTACGTTCATGTGCCGCGGGCCTCGGGTGCTCAGAGAGGGTGCCTGCGTATCGGAGAGGTTCTTGACGGTCAAGGCGCCAGGGGCCTCGGGCTTGTGTGCTCCCCCTCGCGGCGCTAAGGGAGCCTCCGCGTGAGTGAATCCAGACGCAGCCCCCCGACGACGGGTCTCCCGGCGGTCCACCAGCTCCTGCCCCGGCTCGCCTGGGGCGACGCGGTGGGCAACCAGGTGCGCTACCTCCAGGACCTGCTGCGTCGCTGGGGCCACGCGTCGGACATCTACGCCGAGGACTGGGACGACGCCTGCAAGGACCAGGTCCGTCACGTGCGCGAGTACGCGAAAGACGCTCGCCCGGACTCCGTCCTGCTGGTGCACCACAGCTTCCAGTCGCGGCTGGTGCCGCTCATCGCCCGGGCGCCTGGTCGCAAGGTGCTCGTGTACCACAACGTGACGCCCGCCCGGCTGTTCGAGGGGTTCGAGCGGAAGGTGGCCGCCGCGTGCGACGCGGCCCGGGACGAGCTGCTGGAGCTGCGGCCGCACATCGAGCGGGCGTTCGGCTACTCGCGCTTCAGCGCGGAGGAGCTGGTGGCCGCGGGCTATGGCTCCGTGGCGACGCTGCCCTTCGCCATCGACTGGAGCGCGTTCGACACGGCCCCGGACCCCGCGCTGCTCGCGGAGCTGGATGACGGGTGCGCGAACGTCCTCTTCGTGGGACGCGCGGTGCCGAGCAAGAAGGTGGATGACGTGCTGCGCGTCTTCACCGCGTACCAGCGGCTGTACCAGCCGAGGAGCCGGCTGGTCGTCGCGGGGTATCTGCATCGGGACGGGGCCTATGGGGCGTATCTGCACGGGCTCAAGGAGGTGCTCGGCGCGGAGCGGGTGCGGTTCCTGGGGCGCGTGAGTCCGGCGCAGCTCTCCGCGTGCTTCAGGACGGCGTCGGCGTATCTGTCGATGAGCCGGCACGAGGGCTTCGGGGTGCCTCTCCTGGAGGCGATGTACCGCGACGTGCCCGTGGTGGCGTATGGGGCCGCGGCGGTTCCCGAGACGATGGGTGGCGCGGGCCTGGCCACGCTGACGGATGCACCGGCCGAGGTGGCGCAGCTGCTCGCCGTGCTGGACCGCAACCCCACCCTGCGCGCGGAGGTGCTCCAGGGGCAGCGGGCCCGGCTGGCTTCGCTCTCACAGGAGAGCGTGGCCGAGCAGGTGCGCCAGGCGTTCGAGGCGCTGCTCACGGCGCGCCCGAGCGGGCCCGCGCTGGGACACGAGGAGGCCACTGTCGAAGTGGTGTGTCCCGCGTTCACGGTGCGGCCCGAGGACGTCTCGTCGCGAGTGGCGCGGCGACTGGTGGAGCGGTTGCCGGGGGCACGCGTGCTGGCGTTGCGGCCCCGGGGACAGGAGGCGTCCACCACGTCAGGCCCCGAGGAGGTGGAGGGCGTGCCCGTGTGGCACTTCACGCCGGACCAGCCGGTGGGCCCGGGCCCTGGTGCGCTGCCCGGGTCCTCGTCGCTGGAGACCGCGGTGCGCGTGTCCTCGGCGCCGGTGGTGCTGGTGGGCGTGGAGACCTTGGTGGCGCAGGCGCTCCTGCCGCACGTGGGAGCCAGGGCCTGTGGCGCACATGTTCCGTCGGCCCCGTCGACGGCGTTGGAACCCGCGCGCCGACATCTGGGAGCGCGGCTGGTCCCCATGGAGCCTTCGCAGCCGGAGCAGGCCGTGACGGCGCTGGTGGAGGCACTTTCTTCTGCCCGAGGTGGCTCGCATGCGCGCTGAGGACTTGTTGACCCGAACACCCTCCGCCGAGACGGTGGCGAGGGAGACCCAGAAGCTCCCCGAGCCCTCGGACGAGGCGAAGGAGTCGCTGCGTCAGCTCCTGGAGGCATCCGCGAGGCCGGCCGTCACCACGCCCTGGCCCGCGTTGCTCACGGAGGCGCGCGGGAAGATGGACAGCCGCTACGCGGGCCCGGTGACGTCGCACCGGGGCGGGTTGACGGGGCCGGCGCTGGTGCTGGCGAAGCGCGCCTTCCGGCTCGTCTTTCAACCGTTCATCAACGAGGCGCTGCGCAAGCAGGTGGAGTTCAACGAGTCCATCCTCGATGCGCTGGCGACGATTCACGACGTGCAGCGCGAGCACGCTCGCACCCAGGCCACCTGGAGGCAGGACGTCGAGCGGAGGCTCGCGCGCATCGAGGAGGCCGCGCGCGGAAGCGGCACGCAGGCGCAGTCCGCGTCGTCGCAAAGCAGCGCGCGAGACGCTCGGAGGGAGAGCGACACGGCGGCTTCGCCTCGACCTCCGCCGACTGTCGGTTCAGGTTCCGACTCCACCGCCCCAGGCGCAGCCACTCCACGTCCATCCGCCGGCACTTCGCGACGTCGCCGTTCGGGTAGACGGTAGCCCTTCGCTTCCGAGGTCTTCGTGCGCATCTGCCTGGTCTGCCGAGCGCTGCCCGACAGCCCCGACGAGGGCGTCGGCGCCCATGCCTTGTCGATGAGCCGCGCGCTCTCGGCCGCGGGCCATGAGGTGCATCTGCTCACGACACCGCATCCGGCCCTCGAACAGACACGGGCGCTGCTGCCCGGCATCCACCTCCACACCGTACCGTCCGAGCTGACGCCAGGGTTCGCGGGGGCCTTCCCCTCCCCGCCCCTGCGTCACTCGATGGCGGTGTATCTCGCGCTGCGCGAGCTGCACGCGAGCCATCCCTTCGACGTCATCGAGTTCCCCGAGCAAGAGGGCGAGGGCTACTTCTCGCTCCGCGCCCGGCGCACCCTGGGCCACTTCGCCTCCGCCGTGCTCGCGGTGCGGCTGCATGGCCCCACACACGAAGCCCGTGCGCTCAACCGCGTCGCCACGATGGACATGGACGTGGCCCAGGTGGAGCACGTGGAGGACACGTCCATGCGCGACGCGGACCTGTTGCTGTCCCCCACGCGCGCCCTGCTTGAGCAGGTGGGCACCCGACTGAAGTCCGAAGCGCGGGGTGTCGTGGTGCCCCCGCCATTCGTCGCGCGGAGCAACGCCTCCCCGCCCCGGCGCACGCAGACGCCTCGCCCACGCGTCGTGTACGCCGGCCGGCTCGAGTATCGCGCGGGCCTCCACCTCCTCATCGACGCCATGCAGTCGCTCTTCGAGCGAGGCGTGGACGCGGAGCTGCGATTCATCGGTGACGACACCGAGACCGGCCCCTTCGGGCGCTCCTTGCGTGGCTGGCTGGAGCGGCAGGTCGCTCCCGCGTGGCACGAGCGCATCCACTTCGACTCCGCGCTTCCCGACGCCGAGCTGGCAGCGGCGTTCGCCGCGACCACCGTGTGCTGCTTCCCAGCGCCCTCGGGGCCCGCTCCAGACACCTGTCTCGAGGCGATGTCCTCCGGCGTGCTCGTGGTCGGCGACGATGCGGGCGGACTGGCGGACCTCATCGAGGACGGGCGCAGCGGGCTGCTCTTCCGCTCAGGCGACGTGGGACAACTGGCCGCCACGCTGGAGAAGGCACTCGCCCTCCCTCTGCTTCGAGAGACAGCACAGCGCGAAGCCCCGCTCCGTGTCGCCGACCTCCACGCCCCCGCGCGAATCGTGAAGCAGTGGGAGACCGCGGTGGAGGGCGTGGCGCACGTGCGAAACCACGTGCTCCCCCGACCCGCTCGCGAGCGGTCCGACACACCTCGGGTGTCGGTGCTCCTGCCCTACTTCAACATGGGGCGATACCTGCCGGAGACGCTGCGCTCCATCCGCGCGCAGACCTTCACGGACTACGAAATCATCCTCGTGGACGACGGCTCCACCGACCCGGAGAGCATCGAACTGCTCGACAGGGTCCAGGCGCCCGACCTGCGCATCATCCGCAAGCAGAACGGAGGACTGAGCTCCGCGCGCAACGCGGGGCTGAAGGTCGCCCGAGGGCACTACATCCTGCCGTTGGACCCCGACGACCTCATCGC
Coding sequences within:
- a CDS encoding glycosyltransferase family 4 protein, encoding MSESRRSPPTTGLPAVHQLLPRLAWGDAVGNQVRYLQDLLRRWGHASDIYAEDWDDACKDQVRHVREYAKDARPDSVLLVHHSFQSRLVPLIARAPGRKVLVYHNVTPARLFEGFERKVAAACDAARDELLELRPHIERAFGYSRFSAEELVAAGYGSVATLPFAIDWSAFDTAPDPALLAELDDGCANVLFVGRAVPSKKVDDVLRVFTAYQRLYQPRSRLVVAGYLHRDGAYGAYLHGLKEVLGAERVRFLGRVSPAQLSACFRTASAYLSMSRHEGFGVPLLEAMYRDVPVVAYGAAAVPETMGGAGLATLTDAPAEVAQLLAVLDRNPTLRAEVLQGQRARLASLSQESVAEQVRQAFEALLTARPSGPALGHEEATVEVVCPAFTVRPEDVSSRVARRLVERLPGARVLALRPRGQEASTTSGPEEVEGVPVWHFTPDQPVGPGPGALPGSSSLETAVRVSSAPVVLVGVETLVAQALLPHVGARACGAHVPSAPSTALEPARRHLGARLVPMEPSQPEQAVTALVEALSSARGGSHAR
- a CDS encoding glycosyltransferase, coding for MRICLVCRALPDSPDEGVGAHALSMSRALSAAGHEVHLLTTPHPALEQTRALLPGIHLHTVPSELTPGFAGAFPSPPLRHSMAVYLALRELHASHPFDVIEFPEQEGEGYFSLRARRTLGHFASAVLAVRLHGPTHEARALNRVATMDMDVAQVEHVEDTSMRDADLLLSPTRALLEQVGTRLKSEARGVVVPPPFVARSNASPPRRTQTPRPRVVYAGRLEYRAGLHLLIDAMQSLFERGVDAELRFIGDDTETGPFGRSLRGWLERQVAPAWHERIHFDSALPDAELAAAFAATTVCCFPAPSGPAPDTCLEAMSSGVLVVGDDAGGLADLIEDGRSGLLFRSGDVGQLAATLEKALALPLLRETAQREAPLRVADLHAPARIVKQWETAVEGVAHVRNHVLPRPARERSDTPRVSVLLPYFNMGRYLPETLRSIRAQTFTDYEIILVDDGSTDPESIELLDRVQAPDLRIIRKQNGGLSSARNAGLKVARGHYILPLDPDDLIAPTFLEKCLTVLEGTPGLGYVTSLVTYFVEDATHVTGGWAPWGVERDALWVANVASTCTALMRRSHLEEVGGYDEWLTGFEDWDVFCSLAERGLGGSVIPEPLFHYRLRQDSMTRTSMVGDRPPLMAYLRQKHPRLALHPERSLCILQGEALKLESLALARAAEAVPRPLLDKVVDRVNGTLKRFDFVHHALRGVATRVVGTEDASRPLRQQLMDRLRGRR